From the Ferrimicrobium sp. genome, one window contains:
- a CDS encoding DUF1707 domain-containing protein, whose amino-acid sequence MAIDPMHIRNSASDREHVESLLRRGFEDGRLSQSEFTDRLERVHTTVDYGDLLALVEDLPYDHSFLYQHAFPKRSVVTDETPQPIRRPRSRSVLIAFFAFFILAGAAPAVGPFFILAGLVFLLVALPRRRRRMMMQHRGCAGDSSRYDDPSSYRRGYGYRNGW is encoded by the coding sequence ATGGCCATCGATCCAATGCACATACGGAACTCCGCGAGTGATCGAGAGCACGTGGAGTCGCTTCTTCGACGCGGTTTCGAAGATGGTAGGTTAAGTCAAAGTGAGTTCACCGATCGACTCGAGCGTGTTCATACCACAGTGGACTACGGAGATCTTCTAGCGTTGGTCGAGGATCTGCCCTATGACCATTCGTTCCTCTATCAGCATGCGTTTCCGAAGCGTTCGGTCGTCACCGATGAGACTCCCCAGCCGATACGACGGCCGCGCTCTCGTTCCGTGTTGATTGCCTTCTTTGCATTCTTTATCCTGGCGGGTGCTGCCCCAGCAGTCGGACCGTTCTTTATCTTGGCTGGTCTGGTCTTTCTTCTCGTTGCGCTCCCACGTCGTCGACGCCGCATGATGATGCAACATCGTGGCTGTGCTGGTGACAGCAGTCGGTACGACGATCCCAGCTCGTATCGTCGCGGATACGGCTACCGAAACGGCTGGTAA
- a CDS encoding NDMA-dependent alcohol dehydrogenase gives MKMPAAVLWEPKSEWSVEEVELADPLAHEVRVKLVASGLCHSDEHLVTGDLPAPLPIVGGHEGAGVVEAIGEGVTSVSEGDHVVLSFIPACGVCDMCSTGHQNLCVLGAHLVSGSELAGGQRITARGQGVGTFCLLGTFAPYVVAHESSVVKIHEDIPLQAAALVGCGVTTGVGSAIYTAKVAPGDIVAVVGVGGIGMNAVQGARLAGAGMVVAIDPNAWKRNRAYEFGATHDAPSMAEAKEMISDISWGNMANAVIMTPGVVEGSMMADALALAGKNARVVVTGLASAYETEVTMSLLDLTLYQKSVHGSLFGSANPRADIPRLLSWYQRGDLKLDELVTRTYTLDEINQGYADMRDGANVRGMVLYDE, from the coding sequence ATGAAGATGCCAGCAGCCGTGTTATGGGAACCAAAATCCGAGTGGAGTGTTGAGGAGGTTGAGCTCGCTGATCCGCTCGCGCATGAGGTGCGTGTCAAACTTGTCGCCTCTGGCCTGTGTCACTCGGACGAGCATCTGGTGACCGGTGATCTGCCGGCTCCACTACCGATCGTTGGTGGCCATGAAGGCGCAGGCGTCGTGGAGGCGATCGGTGAGGGAGTGACCTCGGTTAGCGAGGGTGATCACGTGGTCCTCTCCTTCATCCCTGCCTGTGGAGTCTGCGACATGTGTTCGACGGGACATCAAAACCTGTGCGTACTTGGAGCCCACCTCGTCTCGGGGTCTGAGCTAGCCGGCGGGCAGCGAATCACCGCTCGTGGTCAGGGTGTTGGCACGTTTTGCCTGCTTGGAACCTTCGCTCCCTATGTTGTCGCCCATGAGTCCTCAGTCGTCAAGATCCACGAGGATATCCCACTACAGGCTGCGGCCCTCGTGGGTTGCGGTGTGACGACTGGCGTCGGTTCTGCAATCTACACCGCCAAGGTTGCTCCTGGCGATATCGTGGCGGTGGTCGGCGTGGGTGGCATCGGTATGAATGCCGTCCAGGGTGCTCGTCTCGCTGGCGCTGGTATGGTCGTCGCAATCGACCCGAACGCCTGGAAACGAAACCGAGCCTACGAATTCGGTGCTACCCACGATGCTCCCTCCATGGCGGAGGCAAAGGAGATGATCAGCGATATCTCCTGGGGGAATATGGCAAATGCGGTGATCATGACACCAGGTGTCGTGGAGGGATCCATGATGGCCGATGCCTTGGCCCTTGCGGGCAAGAACGCACGCGTTGTGGTTACGGGTCTGGCAAGTGCTTACGAGACGGAGGTGACGATGTCGCTCCTTGACCTCACCCTCTATCAAAAGAGTGTGCACGGTTCGCTCTTTGGCTCGGCGAATCCGCGCGCGGATATTCCCCGTCTCCTGTCCTGGTATCAGCGCGGCGATCTTAAGCTCGATGAGCTCGTCACCAGGACCTACACGCTTGACGAGATTAATCAAGGTTATGCCGATATGCGAGACGGAGCAAACGTCCGTGGCATGGTGCTCTACGACGAGTAG
- the dnaE gene encoding DNA polymerase III subunit alpha, whose protein sequence is MQSFVHLHTHTEYSMLDGAARINDVLDKAQEDQQPAMAITDHGNMYGVLDFYKGARARGINPIIGIEAYMAGQSRRDRPARRGRIDDTGGDGESGEKMYYHLVLLAENNVGYRNLIQLSSRAFLEGYYYKPRVDWELLEEHHEGLIATTGCLGGLVLQQLLRGDTDKATAIAGRLQDIFGKDSLFVELQDHGLAEQKRTNPLLVDLARRIGAPLVATNDSHYVHREDHMAHDALLCIQTGATLNDENRFKFDGSEHYVKTAAEMRELFRDLPEACDNTLAIGERCNVTIEFGAPQLPEIPIPDEFQASDYHQSATIYLRHLTEAGAHERYGATLDERTRSRIDYELTVIAEMGFSGYFLVVWDLIRHAVESHIRVGPGRGSAAGSVVAYCLRIVDLDPIRYDLLFERFLNPGRTQMPDIDMDFDERYRSEMIRYAGRRYGADHVAQIVTFSTIKARAAVRDAARVLGLPYAVGDRIAKVMPPLVMGRDTPLAACLELKPGFEDGYQAAAELREMVETDPEVKTVVDVAKGLEGLRRQDGIHAAAVVITNEPLTTYLPIQRKPDPGQDPSLAPMVTQYEMHGVEELGLLKMDFLGLRTLSVLDRAIELIKESRGIALTLEGIPLDDEPTYAMLREADTIGVFQLEGTPMRALVRSLAPTRFDDIAALTALYRPGPMAANMHNDYADRKNGRKQITYLHPDLEELLSDTYGLMIYQESVMRVAQKFAGYTLAEADNLRKACGKKIRALIAAEREKFVKGCIDTGYGEQIGTELFNIIEPFADYAFNKSHSYGYGLIAYQTAYLKANYPTQYLAALLTSVKDDKDKTALY, encoded by the coding sequence ATGCAATCTTTTGTCCACCTTCACACCCATACCGAGTACTCGATGCTCGATGGGGCTGCCAGAATCAACGACGTCCTCGATAAGGCCCAAGAGGACCAGCAACCAGCGATGGCCATCACTGACCATGGCAACATGTACGGGGTTCTCGACTTCTACAAAGGAGCGAGAGCCCGTGGAATCAACCCGATCATCGGCATCGAGGCCTACATGGCAGGCCAGTCCCGTCGGGATCGACCGGCGCGTCGGGGCCGCATCGACGACACCGGTGGCGATGGCGAGAGTGGTGAGAAAATGTATTATCACCTCGTCTTGCTCGCTGAAAACAACGTCGGCTACCGCAACCTCATCCAGCTCTCGTCGCGCGCCTTCCTGGAGGGCTACTACTACAAACCCCGCGTCGATTGGGAGCTCCTAGAGGAACACCACGAGGGGCTCATCGCCACCACCGGGTGCCTCGGTGGCCTGGTACTCCAACAACTGCTCCGCGGCGACACCGACAAGGCGACCGCGATCGCCGGCAGACTCCAGGACATCTTCGGCAAGGATAGTCTTTTTGTCGAACTCCAAGATCATGGATTAGCCGAACAGAAACGCACCAACCCGCTACTCGTCGACCTCGCTCGGAGGATCGGCGCACCCCTCGTCGCCACCAACGATTCCCACTATGTGCATCGAGAAGACCATATGGCCCACGATGCGCTCCTCTGCATCCAAACTGGCGCCACGCTCAACGATGAGAATCGTTTTAAGTTCGATGGGTCAGAGCACTACGTTAAGACAGCTGCGGAGATGCGCGAGCTCTTCCGCGATCTCCCCGAAGCCTGCGATAACACGCTCGCTATCGGCGAACGCTGCAACGTCACGATCGAGTTCGGTGCTCCGCAACTACCTGAGATTCCTATCCCCGATGAGTTCCAAGCCAGCGACTATCATCAATCCGCCACCATCTATCTGCGTCACCTCACCGAGGCCGGTGCTCACGAACGTTACGGAGCCACGCTTGACGAGCGCACGCGCTCCCGTATCGACTACGAACTCACCGTCATCGCCGAGATGGGCTTCTCGGGTTACTTTCTGGTGGTCTGGGATCTCATCCGTCATGCCGTCGAGTCACACATTCGCGTGGGGCCAGGTCGAGGATCAGCGGCCGGATCGGTCGTCGCCTACTGCCTGCGAATCGTCGACCTCGATCCGATCCGGTACGATCTGCTCTTTGAACGCTTCCTCAATCCTGGCCGAACCCAGATGCCCGACATCGACATGGACTTCGATGAGCGCTATCGATCCGAGATGATCCGCTATGCCGGTCGTCGCTACGGTGCCGACCATGTCGCCCAAATCGTCACCTTCTCCACCATCAAGGCGCGAGCCGCCGTCCGAGACGCCGCCCGTGTATTGGGTCTCCCCTATGCCGTTGGCGACCGCATCGCCAAAGTCATGCCTCCTCTCGTCATGGGGCGCGACACCCCTCTGGCGGCCTGCCTCGAACTCAAGCCCGGTTTTGAGGATGGCTACCAGGCGGCCGCAGAGTTGCGAGAGATGGTCGAGACCGATCCTGAGGTCAAGACCGTCGTTGACGTCGCCAAGGGGCTGGAGGGCCTACGACGCCAAGACGGTATTCACGCAGCCGCCGTTGTCATTACCAATGAGCCGCTCACAACGTATCTCCCAATCCAACGCAAGCCAGATCCGGGTCAAGACCCGTCACTCGCTCCGATGGTTACCCAGTATGAGATGCACGGAGTTGAAGAACTGGGACTACTGAAGATGGACTTCCTCGGACTTCGCACCCTCTCGGTGCTCGACCGTGCCATCGAGTTAATCAAGGAGTCTCGGGGTATTGCGCTCACCCTCGAAGGGATCCCCCTCGATGATGAACCAACGTATGCAATGCTCAGAGAGGCCGATACCATCGGCGTCTTCCAGTTGGAGGGTACCCCAATGCGGGCCCTCGTTCGATCGCTCGCGCCAACCCGTTTTGACGACATCGCCGCCCTCACTGCTCTGTATCGACCAGGTCCAATGGCGGCGAATATGCATAACGATTACGCCGACCGCAAGAACGGGCGTAAGCAGATCACTTACCTCCATCCCGACCTTGAAGAGCTCCTCTCTGATACCTACGGTCTGATGATCTATCAGGAGTCGGTGATGCGAGTCGCGCAAAAGTTCGCTGGTTATACCCTGGCCGAAGCGGACAATCTCCGCAAAGCCTGTGGGAAAAAGATTCGGGCATTGATCGCCGCCGAGCGAGAGAAGTTCGTCAAAGGGTGTATCGACACCGGCTACGGCGAGCAGATCGGCACTGAGCTGTTTAACATCATCGAACCCTTCGCCGACTATGCCTTCAACAAGTCCCACTCCTATGGCTATGGACTCATCGCCTACCAAACCGCCTACCTGAAGGCCAATTACCCAACCCAGTATTTAGCTGCGCTCTTGACCTCGGTCAAGGACGATAAGGACAAGACCGCCCTCTACC